The Mesorhizobium opportunistum WSM2075 DNA window ATGGCAGGAGCACCAATTGCGCAATCCCCTCGCCTTTTTCCTCTCGAGTGCCACAGATGCGATCGCTCCGTCTCGCCGGCGTCTCCATCTAAATGCTGGGCGCGAGCTGACGATCTCGCGCAAGCAGGCCCTCGCTTTTCCGGCCGATCCCGACGCCTACCTCAACGGAAAGCCGCTATGTGCTCGATGATACCTCAGCGCTACGAATACGAGACCTTCGGGGCACAGCATCATCCCTCGCGGAACGTGGCCACGGCGCTCAGGCCTACGCCAGCAAGGGCCAACTCAGATAGCAACCCAGAGACGAAAACCACGTGAACCTGCACACGCTACAGCCGGCGACGACTGCGCAATCGACAAATGACCTGCACGCCCGGCATTTTGCTGTTGTCGGCGCTCTCCTTGGCACGAGGATTGCTCTGACCGTCACCGAACTAGCCAGGAATTCGAAACCGTTAACAGGAGCAAAGATGGATACCGCACAATTGGACCGGGAGATCCACAAGATCGCCAACCAATGCGTGAGCGAGGCCAGGGCAGTCGTCACGAAACGAGGTTTCCAGCCCCAGGAACTAACCGCGAAAACCGTCGCTGCCGGCGTCGACACTGTCGAGATCGTACGCTCGGCCGACGCGGCCATGAGCAAGGTTGACGAGGGGACGTGGCTGTGACGACGATCGCCTACAAACACGGCGTAATGGCCGCCGACAGCCGTGCCTACGGCGCCGGCCTGGGATCAATCGGCTCCAAGCTCAAAATCCGCCGTCTTCCGGATGGACGCCTGATTGGCGCAACGACTCCCCAGGTTGGCGCCGGTGAGGCCATTCTGGACTGGTACGCCGCTGGCGCTGACGTTCACAACACGCCAGAGGGTGTAAAAGGCTCCAACGTCGGTCTGCTGGTCGTTCATCCCGACGGGCGCGCTCAGGTGGCGTCTGGCGCCTGGACACTGACCGGCATGCTCGAAAGCCCCTATTTTGTTATCGGCAGCGGCTCCCATTACGCGGAGGCCATTCTCGAATCCGGCGGGACCTCACAGCAGGCTGTAGAGATCGCCTGCAAGTTCGATTGGTGCTCCGGGCTCCCGGTCGTGTCCCTGATGCACGGAGCGCCCTGCCCTTCCCCGCGCCACCCCAGGCGGGCCAAGTGGCTGTCGTGGGTCGGCAGGAGGTTCAAGATTACGGGCTAGCTATCGTCGCAGCTGCCGGCCGTGACAATAGGATGAAGGGAGTTTGATGGGGTACAAACCGACGCGGCACAAGCCGCGCGAGGCAGCCCTGATCCGCTGGATCATCAACGGGTTCGGGACCCAGCGCCGGCGCCGCTGGTAGCGATCGCGCTGCTGGCGACGTCGGCCATCCAGTTCGCCGGCGTACCGGTCTCAGTCGTGGCGCTATTGTTCTAGCGCCAGCTTAGGAATCTTTCAGTTAATTGTACACCAAAAACGATAACGAGCGCACAGAGCTCATGTCGGGTGGTAGCACCGGTTCCTCGTTCTATTTTGCTTTACATAACGGCCGCCTGTCGTTGGGGCCAACTAGGTCGAAACAGCTTAAAATTGGCCTCCTGCCCGCCAATCTCATTGCTAGGTAGCAAAGCGTCATCTCGGGTGAGGCCCCATGTTCTTGCCTGGGTCGATCGAATCGAAATGGCGATGCGGGGACCCCACATCGCTCGTCTCAAGGCGCCAAAGCACCAAGGCTTCATCTGGTTCGGTTGACTCTTCACAGACGCTTGATCTCAATGCCGTATTTCCTCAGCGTGTAGCCTATCTGGCGCGGCGTCAGTCCAAGCAGGCGTGCCGCCTTTGCCTGGACCCAGCCACATCTTTCCATGGCCGCGATGACAGCTTCAGCACCGGTCGTTCTCGTACCGTTCAAGTGAGCTATCCTGCTCAGTGGCGGCTCCCCTGTGGTCTCAGGCGGGACTGCGACGGAGGGAGACGTACCGGCAGCAGCCGGCGTTATGGCCGCACCCCCTGGCGCCGGCAACATCGGCCGCGATTGCAGCGCCAGGCTGTCGGATCTGACTTTATGCAGCGCCGCTGCGAAGCATTGGCCTTGGCAGCATGCAAAGTCGCCTCTCCCTATCGATGCACCCATCGCCAGAACCGCTGTCCGATACACGCAGTTTTGGAGCTCGCGAATGTTGCCGGGAAAATCACAGTTCATCAGCACTTCAACCGCACCGGGATCGAGGGTCATCGTAACGCCGTTCTCATCATTGAAATTTTTGAGAAACTCGGCTGCGAGGAGCGGAATATCACTGCGCCTTTCGCGCAGCGCCGGCACCCGCACCGCAAACACATTGATGCGGTAATAGAGGTCCTCCCGGAACTCATTTCTGGCAACTGCCTCTTCCAGGTTCTTGTTCGTGGCAGCGATGATCCGAACATCGACTTTGACGGTCTGGTTGCCGCCGACGCGCTCGAACTCCTGCTCCTGCAGCACACGCAAGAGCTTTGCCTGGAACGATGGCGAGATCTCGCCGATCTCGTCCAGGAACAGCGTCCCTTTGTCGGCGAGCTCAAAGCGCCCCTTGCGCGAGTTGAACGCGCTTGTGAAAGCGCCCTTCTCGTGACCGAACAATTCGGATTCCAGGACTGTCTCGGATAACGCAGCGCAATTGAGCTTGATGAAGGGGCGTTTGGCGCGCGGCGACAAATCATGGAGGGCCTTGGCGACCTTCTCCTTCCCGGTACCCGACTCGCCTCGCAACAGAACCGCAATCTTGAGCTTGGCTACGACCTGGATATTCTCAATCAGATCGCGAAACGGCAAACTGTCGCCAATCATCCCCTCGATGTGAATCTTGTTCCGCTGCCGCGCCGGTTGGTTCTGCTTTGGCTGCAGGTCGTGCTGGGCCATGGGTTGCTGGCGACCGCCCCCTAGGGAGCGACGAAACTTGACTGTCTGACCTACCAAGTTAGCGATTTGGTTGAGCAGATAGAGGTTGTGATCGAGCCAAGCTCTTGGGTCTTCGCCCAGTACGTGGTCGATGGTCAGTGTGCCCACGACATCCGCATCGACGCGAATGGGAACGCCGATGAAGGACACTGCTGCGTTGTTGGAGACCCCGAGCACGTCCGTGTCGGCGGCGGTGAAAGCCGAATGAAAGGCGATGTTCTCGGTGACCAGGGGCGTGCCCGCCCTCATAATCTGGTCGATCGCCTTCCGCGGCACACGGCGGCTCTCGCTCGAGCCGGCGCCGAAGATTTCCAGTTCGCCATGACTGTTGAAGAGAGAGATGATGCCGTGCCGCATCGGCAGAAACGATCGCAGAATATCTATGACCTTTGTCAACGTGACATCGAGCGCGGAGGGGGCGGCAAGTGCTGTAGTAAATATTTCCACTACGCCGGCAAGCTCGCTCTCACGTGACGGCAGAGTAGCGGATTCCACATCGTCCCTTTTGGCGTCGTGAAGCGATGGGCAGCATGACGGCGTCTGCTCAGCACTTTCTTCAGATTGGCGATTGTTGTCATGATTTAGCATGTCATCCTCCATTCCGGGCCGCGACAGCAACGCCGCGCCATGTGGGCCTGCGACGTCGCCGGGCGTAGAGGCCCTCGTCAAATGGCATCGGCGCCCCAGCCACCGTTGGCCGGGACCGGCATGAGTCTTCGCCCCGTAGGCCGCCGCAGATTGGCGCACTTGCTCGCGCGTCGGAGCCACGAGTGCTTGGGACGTCGATAGAAACAATCGTGACGCGGGGTTGGCGGCAGCACGCCGGAGTTCCGCAGGAGGCATAAGACGAAAAGTAGGTTTCGGTTTTTGGCTTCGTCAGGGCCCGATGAAAGGCAGGCGCGAAAAATGCGGGAGGCGATGCTCGATGCATGGCTGGACTATCCTTACTGAATCGGGGCGCTCTACAGGCTCTTTCCGGTGGCCACCACTGCTGCTCGGAACGAGATGGGCAGTCAACAGCTGCTCGGAACGAGGTGGCCAATCAACCGAACTTCCTTGCATTTCTGATAGGTTGAGAGAGGCTATGATAGAATCCATCATTCAGATTCTTGCCAGGAGATCGATTCGGAACGGCAAAGATGTTTGCCCCGGCGTGTCGAGGGTGCCTGGCGCGCTGAGCGAGCCGACGCATTTGCGTCGCTTCTATCGCCGGCAATCGCTGCCGACGTCCTCCTGGCTCGCTGAGTTGATCGCGACAATCGTTCATTCCTCGCTATTTGATGCCATTCCCACGAGAGCAGGCGGCGCGTGCCGTGGCGCGAAGTTGTCGTCGTGCGGGGCTTCAGTGTTCGTGCTGCAAAGCATCTCCTCAATCACCCGGTTGCGCCAGGACCCGCGGGATCAATCGGTCTGCCGACGGCCCCTTCGAGACGCTCTGCTTCGGCGGGAGCGCGGCAGAGCACGCTCGCGTAGGTGATCCTCCACTCCGGTGCGCGGTCGGTCACAAATACGACAACGAAGCGGGGACATCGGGGCGCCAGAGACACAACCGGCGGCCGCTCTGCCAGGCAAAGCAATTACTGCACGGCGCCCTGTCAATCCTCTTTCTTCTACCGGACCGTATTGCTTCGACCCGGCACAATTCCGAGCCTAAGTGCGGGATTTCGCCCAGGATGAAGGCAGCCAGTGCGGAAACCCGCACAAACGTCAGGGACACCGGTTGACCGAGCGTCTGAACCTGCACGATTGGGCGCGGGATTTCCACTTGGCACGACGCTTGCAGCCGAGACGACAGCAGCGCTCGACCGGAGCGCCGCGATGGGAGAAGCGCGGGAAGGGAGGCGGCCCACCCCGATCCGGTCAGGGAGAGAAAAGCTGTTGGCTCCACCGATTCGAAGCGCCGGTCCCCCAGCCCGCAAGGCCTTCTACGCCCAACTGTACGTGCAGGTGCTTACCGCCATCGCCCTCGGTGTCGCAGTCGGCTATTTGTATCCGGGCACCGGAGAGGCTCTGAAGCCGCTGGGCGATGCTTTCATCAAGCTCGTGAAGATGATTATCGCACCTGTGATCTTTCTAACCGTAACGACCGGCATTGCGGGCATGAACGATCTCAAGAAGGTCGGCCGGGTCGCCGGCAAGGCGATGATCTATTTCCTCACCTTCTCGAGCCTCGCATTGATGGTCGGTCTCGTTGTCGCCAATGTCGTTCAACCCGGCTCTGGCCTCGATATCGATCCGGCCTCGCTCGATGGCCAGGCCGTGCAGGGCTATGTGGCCAAGGTCCACGATCAGTCGGTGACCGGCTTCCTCATGAACATCATCCCGTCAACTATCGTTGGTGCCTTCGCCGAAGGCAACATCCTGCAGGTCCTGTTCTTCTCGATTCTGTTCGGCAGCGCTCTGGCGATGGCCGGAGACACCGGGAAGCCTGTGCTTTCCTTGCTTCAAGCGCTCCTCGCGCCGGTGTTCAAGCTGGTCGGCATCCTGATGCAGGCCGCGCCCGTCGGCGCTTTCGGCGCCATGGCCTTCACAATCGGCAAATATGGCATCGGTTCAGTGGTCAACCTCGCCATGCTGGTCGCGACGTTCTATTTCACCGCATTCGTCTTCGTGTTCGGGATTCTCGGCGCGGTTTGCCGATACAACGGTTTCTCAATCTTTTCTCTCGTGCGATACATCAAGGAAGAGCTGCTGCTGGTCCTGGCAACGTCCTCCTCGGAGGCTGCGCTGCCCTCGCTCATGGAGAAAATGGAGAAGGCAGGCGCCAAGCGTTCCGTCGTGGGTCTCGTCATCCCGACGGGATATTCCTTCAATCTGGACGGTACCAATATCTATATGACGCTTGCCGCCCTCTTCATCGCCCAGGCAACGAACACGCATTTGTCGGTTGCCGATCAGATTCTCCTGTTGGTCGTCGCGATGCTTTCCTCGAAGGGTGCCGCAGGTATTACGGGGGCTGGCTTCGTCACGTTGGCCGCCACGCTTTCCGTAATACCAACTGTTCCCGTTGCTGGGATGGCTCTGATCCTTGGTGTGGACCGCTTCATGTCCGAATGCCGAGCGCTGACGAATGTAGTGGGTAACGCGGTGGCTGCGCTCGTCGTCGCCCGCTGGGAAGGCGAATTGGACGAAGCGCGCATGAAAGCCGCCTTCTGCGGGAGCTTGCCGAGAGATTAAACCGGCCACCCCGCCCCAGCAAGATTGCTGCAGCGCGACCAATCAAGTCGCCGCGCTGTCATCAGCACGAAAGAATCGGCTCGCGGCTCTAAACAGCGCGTCGCGAGACACAAGATCAGAAGCGCCAATGCGGTGAATCAAGAAACATGGATGCCTTACGCAAACGAAACCGAGAGCG harbors:
- the nifA gene encoding nif-specific transcriptional activator NifA, translating into MLNHDNNRQSEESAEQTPSCCPSLHDAKRDDVESATLPSRESELAGVVEIFTTALAAPSALDVTLTKVIDILRSFLPMRHGIISLFNSHGELEIFGAGSSESRRVPRKAIDQIMRAGTPLVTENIAFHSAFTAADTDVLGVSNNAAVSFIGVPIRVDADVVGTLTIDHVLGEDPRAWLDHNLYLLNQIANLVGQTVKFRRSLGGGRQQPMAQHDLQPKQNQPARQRNKIHIEGMIGDSLPFRDLIENIQVVAKLKIAVLLRGESGTGKEKVAKALHDLSPRAKRPFIKLNCAALSETVLESELFGHEKGAFTSAFNSRKGRFELADKGTLFLDEIGEISPSFQAKLLRVLQEQEFERVGGNQTVKVDVRIIAATNKNLEEAVARNEFREDLYYRINVFAVRVPALRERRSDIPLLAAEFLKNFNDENGVTMTLDPGAVEVLMNCDFPGNIRELQNCVYRTAVLAMGASIGRGDFACCQGQCFAAALHKVRSDSLALQSRPMLPAPGGAAITPAAAGTSPSVAVPPETTGEPPLSRIAHLNGTRTTGAEAVIAAMERCGWVQAKAARLLGLTPRQIGYTLRKYGIEIKRL